The Thermoanaerobaculia bacterium genome contains a region encoding:
- a CDS encoding ubiquinone/menaquinone biosynthesis methyltransferase: MTKPPDIPIPTEPVFSDISLKYDRLNQILSLGLHRRWRQKLVKDIHPGDRVLDIACGTGDVALAVEERGARVIGLDPSLRMLQLARTKGLTHLVCAQGEALPFHDGVFDGATVAFGIRNFADPKACMEETERVLSTPGTFGILEFSLPRNLFWRTAFNLYRKLIPLIGAVLAGSWAAYGHLATSIGIFASFDLVSHARRAGFTKGSISTILGGIVTLTLVSKGEPDGRDS, translated from the coding sequence ATGACGAAGCCTCCGGATATTCCGATTCCAACGGAACCCGTCTTTTCGGATATCAGCCTGAAGTATGATCGGCTGAACCAGATCCTCTCCCTGGGTCTCCATCGTAGATGGAGGCAGAAACTGGTGAAGGATATCCACCCCGGTGACAGGGTTCTGGATATTGCCTGCGGAACCGGAGATGTCGCACTGGCGGTCGAGGAACGGGGTGCCCGGGTCATCGGACTTGATCCCTCCCTCCGCATGCTTCAGCTGGCCCGGACCAAGGGCCTCACTCACCTTGTATGCGCCCAGGGTGAAGCACTGCCTTTTCATGACGGAGTCTTCGACGGAGCCACGGTCGCCTTCGGGATCCGGAACTTTGCCGATCCGAAGGCATGTATGGAGGAGACAGAGAGAGTTCTGAGCACTCCGGGGACCTTTGGTATTCTGGAGTTTTCTCTGCCCCGCAACCTCTTCTGGAGAACAGCGTTTAATTTATATCGAAAACTGATTCCCCTGATCGGAGCCGTCCTTGCTGGCTCATGGGCCGCTTATGGACATCTGGCTACCAGTATAGGTATCTTTGCCTCATTTGATCTGGTCTCCCATGCCCGGAGGGCGGGATTTACGAAGGGTTCCATATCCACTATACTGGGGGGGATTGTCACGTTAACCTTGGTGTCGAAAGGAGAGCCGGATGGCAGAGATTCTTGA
- a CDS encoding M2 family metallopeptidase, protein MRFITMVFLLGAFVFMMTGCAPNPQEEFSTFLTAHVSTIEPMLKDMNLAYWNATGTGKEEYYTQYSDLLLKIRTLYSNHEEYEKLKAWEASGKVTDPLLKRQLVLLKNAYAENQIDPALLEKMVKLSTDIEKKFNTFRATFEGAAVDDNALRTVLAEETKSARRQEAWEAFKKVGEEVAPDLIQLVKMRNEAAKALGYDDYYVMQLDLREQSVEELFKVFDELKTLTDEPFRQVKAQIDETLAKKYRIKPDAMMPWHYQDFFFQEAPDLGGVDIDAVLKDKDIVQIVSTFYDGIGLPVKGILENSDLYGRDGKYQHAYCMDVDRKGDVRTMDSITPSHYWLSTLMHELGHGVYSKNIDPNLPFLLREEAHIFTTEAIAEMFERMTNNADWLKVMLDLDDATTDAWRDKLHMQERMGQLVFCRWTEVMLRFERELYRDPDQDLNALWWNLKSEYQFLTPPEGRNAPDWASKIHLTSSPVYYHNYMLGQLLASQLLHTMATDILKEGTASDVIFIGHPELGAFLKEKVFAPGKTKRWDEFVVDATGEPLTAKYFAEQFVN, encoded by the coding sequence ATGCGTTTCATTACCATGGTTTTTCTACTCGGGGCTTTTGTCTTCATGATGACGGGCTGTGCGCCCAATCCTCAGGAAGAATTTTCCACATTCCTTACGGCACATGTATCAACCATTGAACCTATGCTGAAGGACATGAACCTGGCATACTGGAATGCCACGGGGACAGGAAAAGAAGAATACTACACACAGTACAGCGATCTCCTCCTCAAGATCCGTACCCTCTATTCGAATCACGAGGAGTACGAAAAGCTGAAGGCCTGGGAAGCTTCGGGAAAAGTAACCGATCCTTTGTTGAAGCGGCAACTGGTCCTTCTGAAGAATGCCTATGCTGAAAATCAGATCGATCCTGCCCTTCTTGAAAAAATGGTCAAGCTCTCTACAGACATTGAAAAGAAATTCAATACCTTCCGGGCCACCTTTGAAGGAGCCGCTGTGGATGACAATGCACTCCGCACGGTTCTTGCGGAAGAGACGAAGTCGGCCCGCCGCCAGGAAGCCTGGGAAGCCTTCAAAAAAGTCGGTGAAGAAGTTGCCCCGGACCTGATCCAACTGGTTAAGATGCGGAACGAGGCCGCGAAGGCCCTTGGATACGATGACTACTACGTTATGCAGCTTGATCTCCGCGAGCAGAGCGTGGAAGAGCTCTTCAAGGTCTTTGATGAGCTGAAAACCCTCACCGACGAACCCTTCCGTCAGGTCAAGGCCCAGATCGATGAAACCCTTGCCAAAAAGTACCGGATCAAGCCGGATGCCATGATGCCCTGGCACTATCAGGACTTTTTCTTTCAGGAAGCTCCCGATCTGGGAGGCGTGGACATCGACGCGGTCCTGAAGGACAAGGACATCGTGCAGATCGTGTCCACCTTTTATGATGGTATCGGACTGCCGGTGAAGGGAATCCTGGAAAACAGCGATCTCTACGGCCGGGATGGCAAATACCAGCATGCTTACTGCATGGATGTGGACCGGAAGGGTGATGTCCGCACCATGGATTCCATCACGCCTTCTCATTACTGGCTCTCCACGCTGATGCACGAGCTGGGGCACGGAGTCTATTCCAAGAACATCGACCCGAATCTGCCCTTCCTTCTCCGCGAAGAGGCCCACATCTTCACGACTGAAGCCATTGCCGAGATGTTCGAGCGCATGACGAACAATGCCGACTGGCTCAAGGTGATGCTGGACCTGGATGACGCCACGACCGACGCCTGGAGGGACAAGCTCCACATGCAGGAGAGGATGGGACAGCTGGTCTTCTGCCGCTGGACCGAAGTCATGTTGAGGTTCGAAAGGGAGCTATACCGGGATCCCGACCAGGATCTGAATGCCCTGTGGTGGAACTTGAAGAGCGAATACCAGTTTCTTACGCCTCCCGAAGGCCGAAATGCACCGGACTGGGCATCCAAGATTCATCTGACCTCGTCCCCGGTTTACTACCATAACTATATGCTGGGCCAGCTCCTGGCCAGCCAGCTCCTTCACACGATGGCAACGGATATTCTTAAGGAAGGAACTGCTTCCGATGTCATCTTCATAGGCCATCCCGAACTGGGCGCCTTCCTGAAGGAAAAGGTCTTTGCCCCTGGAAAGACCAAACGCTGGGATGAATTTGTCGTTGACGCGACAGGAGAACCCCTGACAGCGAAGTACTTTGCGGAGCAGTTTGTAAACTAA
- the nth gene encoding endonuclease III, with translation MSSLPSSPKPAGPVPSLFHVNRLLKILEAYVGTLQKTTLRQMDEGYHDPFHLLVACIISLRTKDAVTREASRRLFEIVSRPADLAQTNPDRIAELIYPAGFYRTKSKQLNQIGRILVEEYHGKVPSTREDLMALPGVGRKTANLVLGLGFDTPAICVDTHVHRISQRLGWVRTKTPAETEAALELLLPRCWWIPVNDILVTFGQRVCLPRNPRCAQCPIQSDCPKIGVDPNRESETPT, from the coding sequence ATGTCTTCTTTACCTTCTTCTCCAAAACCCGCTGGGCCCGTTCCTTCACTTTTCCACGTTAACCGCCTCCTGAAGATTCTCGAAGCGTACGTGGGTACCCTGCAGAAGACGACTCTTCGTCAGATGGACGAAGGGTATCACGATCCCTTCCATCTGCTTGTTGCCTGCATCATCAGCCTGCGGACGAAAGATGCCGTAACAAGGGAAGCAAGCCGGAGGCTCTTTGAAATTGTTTCCCGACCGGCTGACCTCGCGCAGACCAATCCTGACCGGATTGCAGAGCTGATTTATCCGGCGGGATTTTACCGGACCAAATCGAAGCAGCTGAATCAAATCGGCCGCATTCTTGTGGAGGAGTATCATGGGAAGGTACCCTCCACGCGGGAGGATCTGATGGCCCTTCCCGGGGTGGGGCGAAAGACGGCCAACCTCGTACTGGGACTCGGATTTGATACTCCAGCGATCTGTGTGGATACCCATGTTCATCGAATCAGTCAGAGGCTGGGATGGGTTCGAACAAAGACTCCCGCGGAAACCGAAGCGGCTCTGGAGCTACTTCTTCCCCGCTGCTGGTGGATTCCGGTGAATGATATTCTGGTTACCTTCGGACAGCGCGTCTGCCTGCCCCGGAATCCCCGGTGCGCCCAGTGTCCCATCCAATCGGACTGCCCGAAAATTGGTGTGGATCCAAACCGTGAATCAGAGACCCCCACTTGA
- the folD gene encoding bifunctional methylenetetrahydrofolate dehydrogenase/methenyltetrahydrofolate cyclohydrolase FolD, producing MAEILDGKTVADQIRENVRQEVEILQQQGITPSLHVLLVGEDPASQIYVSSKTRACEEVGIRGVLHTYPDTLTREELLRTIDELNRDPEVDGILVQLPLPGDLPEFEVTLAIDPAKDVDGFHPVNVGLLSMGKAVVKPCTPAGIMELLYYFGIPLKGARAVVIGRSNIVGKPMAQLLLAEHATVTLCHSRTRDLPAVAREADILVAAIGRPGMVDRSFVRDGAVVIDVGVNKLTDAEEVSRFFSSNEKKRSFFERKGYVLIGDVHYDDVEPVASRITPVPGGVGPLTIAMLMKNTLMAARARRNIK from the coding sequence ATGGCAGAGATTCTTGACGGAAAGACCGTCGCGGATCAGATTCGCGAGAATGTCAGGCAGGAAGTCGAGATTCTTCAACAGCAGGGTATCACTCCGTCCCTTCATGTCCTCCTCGTGGGTGAAGATCCGGCAAGCCAGATCTATGTCAGCTCCAAGACCCGTGCCTGTGAAGAAGTTGGGATTCGAGGCGTACTGCATACCTACCCGGACACCCTGACCCGGGAAGAGCTTCTCCGGACGATCGATGAATTGAACCGCGACCCGGAAGTCGATGGCATTCTGGTCCAGCTCCCCCTTCCGGGAGATCTTCCCGAATTCGAAGTCACGCTTGCCATCGATCCCGCCAAAGACGTCGATGGCTTTCATCCGGTAAACGTAGGGCTTCTTTCCATGGGGAAGGCCGTTGTCAAGCCATGTACTCCCGCCGGGATAATGGAGCTCCTTTATTATTTCGGGATCCCATTGAAAGGTGCCCGGGCTGTCGTCATCGGCCGGAGCAACATTGTAGGTAAGCCGATGGCTCAGCTTCTCCTTGCAGAACATGCAACTGTGACGTTATGCCATTCTCGGACCAGGGATCTTCCGGCAGTTGCCCGTGAGGCGGACATTCTTGTCGCGGCCATCGGGCGCCCCGGCATGGTGGACCGCTCTTTTGTCCGGGATGGTGCAGTCGTGATTGACGTTGGCGTAAACAAGCTTACTGACGCCGAAGAGGTTTCCCGCTTCTTCTCCTCCAATGAAAAGAAGCGTTCTTTCTTTGAACGCAAGGGGTATGTGCTGATTGGAGATGTTCACTATGACGATGTGGAACCGGTCGCTTCCAGGATCACCCCCGTTCCCGGCGGGGTCGGCCCCCTCACGATTGCCATGCTGATGAAAAACACGCTCATGGCCGCCAGGGCCCGTCGTAATATCAAGTGA
- the coaE gene encoding dephospho-CoA kinase (Dephospho-CoA kinase (CoaE) performs the final step in coenzyme A biosynthesis.) produces MIIGVTGGIGCGKSTITRFFQELGCPVLSADEVVHEIYASDAEVREKLSMAFGTRIFSAKGDVNRAILAEVFSSKETTRTLNRIVHPAVIRRIQIYHQDLVDRDPSTILVVEAPLLFEAGVEEVFDRIICVTCPEEEGYERFAGAGNTTPEEARKRAGFQLPQEEKARRSDFVIDNSGDRSKARERVLSILNTLRSQLI; encoded by the coding sequence GTGATTATTGGCGTTACAGGAGGAATCGGGTGCGGAAAGAGCACGATCACCCGTTTCTTTCAGGAGCTGGGATGCCCCGTTCTTTCCGCCGACGAGGTTGTACATGAGATTTACGCTTCGGATGCAGAAGTACGGGAGAAGCTCTCCATGGCATTTGGGACAAGGATTTTTTCCGCGAAGGGGGACGTGAACCGCGCGATCCTGGCAGAAGTCTTTTCCAGTAAAGAAACGACCCGGACACTCAACAGGATCGTCCATCCGGCCGTGATCCGGCGCATTCAGATCTATCACCAGGATCTGGTTGACCGGGATCCCTCCACGATTCTCGTGGTGGAAGCTCCCCTGCTTTTCGAAGCCGGAGTGGAAGAAGTCTTTGACCGGATCATCTGTGTGACATGCCCTGAGGAAGAGGGGTATGAACGCTTTGCCGGGGCTGGAAACACGACGCCGGAAGAGGCACGGAAACGGGCTGGATTCCAGCTTCCTCAGGAAGAAAAAGCACGTCGTTCAGATTTTGTGATCGACAACAGCGGGGATCGATCGAAAGCCCGGGAGCGGGTCCTCTCCATTCTGAATACATTACGATCGCAACTGATATAA
- a CDS encoding sensor domain-containing diguanylate cyclase: MEQTFVLPGAELEHFLTRKRSINIFQTYVSFETFLLRVLEMANRFVPAEAVSILMDDPRHKKDDPERNALRFVATSGARASGLLGRSIRGDQGIVGHVYRENHIYLTNDPYNDPHFDSAWDKENSFVTRSIIAAPIHIERAVIGVIELINAASIDGFTETDARLLEVFADYTCLSIQNVMDAKRAQEIAQQDELTGLYNDRFFHIQLTQDILEAQKKGGDVCLLFMDLDKFKKVNDTHGHLAGSQTLREVGYLLRDLVDWPRATLARYGGDEFVIILPDAHLTASQQVAESIIEAIQTHTFLTHPFGFLKQPLNLKGAISCSIGIASFRKIVAFKPLPLEELKEDLIRYADRAMYRAKQRGHGYVELS; encoded by the coding sequence ATGGAGCAGACCTTCGTCCTGCCCGGCGCAGAACTGGAGCATTTTCTTACTCGAAAACGATCGATCAACATTTTCCAGACCTACGTTTCCTTTGAAACCTTTCTCCTGAGGGTCCTGGAAATGGCGAACCGGTTTGTTCCCGCGGAGGCTGTATCAATTCTGATGGATGATCCTCGCCACAAAAAGGATGATCCGGAACGAAACGCCCTGCGCTTTGTCGCTACTTCGGGCGCCAGGGCTTCCGGGCTCCTCGGCCGTTCGATCCGTGGAGACCAGGGAATCGTGGGCCACGTTTACCGCGAAAACCACATTTATCTGACCAATGACCCGTACAACGACCCCCATTTTGATTCCGCCTGGGATAAGGAAAATTCCTTTGTCACACGTTCCATCATCGCCGCACCCATCCATATCGAGCGTGCGGTCATCGGGGTGATTGAACTCATCAATGCTGCATCAATTGATGGATTCACGGAAACCGACGCACGGCTTCTGGAGGTCTTTGCCGATTACACTTGCCTTTCCATTCAGAATGTCATGGATGCCAAACGCGCACAGGAAATCGCTCAGCAGGACGAGCTTACCGGACTCTATAACGATCGGTTCTTTCATATTCAGCTGACACAGGACATCCTGGAAGCCCAGAAGAAAGGCGGGGATGTCTGTCTCCTCTTTATGGATCTGGATAAATTCAAGAAGGTCAACGATACTCATGGTCACCTGGCGGGAAGCCAGACCCTGCGTGAGGTCGGTTATCTTTTGCGGGACCTCGTGGACTGGCCCAGGGCTACCCTTGCGCGGTATGGGGGCGATGAATTCGTGATCATTCTTCCCGATGCTCATCTCACCGCCTCGCAGCAGGTGGCCGAATCGATCATCGAAGCGATTCAGACCCATACATTTCTGACCCATCCCTTTGGATTTCTCAAGCAGCCCTTGAATCTTAAGGGTGCCATTTCATGTTCCATCGGCATCGCCTCTTTCCGTAAGATCGTAGCATTCAAGCCTCTCCCCCTGGAAGAGCTGAAGGAGGATCTCATCCGATACGCGGACCGGGCAATGTATCGGGCAAAACAGCGCGGCCACGGGTACGTCGAACTTTCATGA
- a CDS encoding integrin alpha: MIARTIRTGCLLSLLFIFPALSLHGDPPPSSSQLTLPASADVQLPPGAGMDWWFRVQADIRSDEYGITWQEESPLPDRQGAYQAPNRAQGFRTWFTEKGITVVPRREDVPSWTWGLTLLMPGEQTDTQPGIQVYDNRIELDRGRITEWYVNTPDGLEQGFTIHRPPVDRSQQPAVSRGKNIESKIQNTGLYLDLLLSGSLHPKFAEDGHAVDFWDSGNVSVLRYAKLKVTDATGQELPAHFEGWVGSPVTGLRSTDYGRGGGIRIVIDAEGAVYPITVDPLATSPAWTAEGDQDAATFGYRLGTAGDVNGDGYSDVIVGSPYYDNGQTDEGRVYFYLGSASGLSMIPSWTMEGDQDNARFGSTVGTAGDVNGDGYSDVIVGAPLYDNDQTDEGRAYVFLGSASGLSTIPSWTMEGDQDSAEFGFAVGTAGDVNGDGYSDVIVGAPNYTNDQSYEGRAYVYLGSASELSVTAAWTVEGDQDAAFFGRSVATAGDIDGDGYSDVIVGAPYYDNGQYDEGRVYVYLGLASGLSTTASWTVESDQDAANFGFAVGTAGDVNGDGYSDVIVGAPYYDNGQGNEGQAFIFLGSASGLSTTAAWTAEGNQVNAYFGQSVATAGDVNGDGYSDVTVGAPLYDNGQNNEGRAFVYLGSASGLSATAVWIEEVDQVSAFFGIFVGTAGDVNGDGYSDIIVGASGYDNGQTDEGRAYVYMGSASGLAAATSWTGESNAEGARYGEAVRTAGDVNGDGFDDVLIGAPFYSGAFTEEGAVFLYLGGPDGVSVVANWSLTGEQDYAHFGFSVGGAGDVNGDGYSDLIIGAPDMTQGFGREGGAFVYLGGAMGPSASADWSVFGGQGTALLGEAVAGAGDVNGDGYGDVIVGVRRYDNGETDEGRAMVFLGSSAGLAGTPVWTAEGEQNNAYFGNAVATAGDVNRDGYSDIIIGARGYDDLPAFQPNEGRAFLYLGSAAGPSAMPAWTAEGDQNNAYLGHAVATAGDVNGDGYSDVIVGSPFFDGTYPDAGLAAVYLGGSIGLSSAPAWTVEGSEAGQLLGWSTAPAGDVNRDGFSDVIIGIASYSNGETEEGGAAVYIGSASGLLSSPDWTMESDQESASFWGTFVGPAGDVNGDGFADVLVGISSYDNGETDEGRAWVYLGGGGPGISLCPIQRRIDNSAMIAPLGRAGDGLFRLALSGRTPFGRSDVKLEWQVTPLGGTFSSGLNPFQTEYGWTNSQLTGTALSPSLILQTDGPYLWRMRTKYRAATTPLQGHGPWFSPTANGLMETDLRRAPTCNVPDEAAWIYEETKSVPDNYPIIHWQDWNQLDQRTGWNVRRSNDPALPKESWEIVASNILDGDAATSNNQWTDISGDIPGGPYNTWYYQVTAYNANCPAEGPF, encoded by the coding sequence ATGATCGCACGGACGATTCGAACGGGCTGTCTGTTGAGTTTGCTTTTCATTTTCCCAGCACTATCACTCCACGGTGATCCGCCGCCTTCTTCTTCCCAACTCACTCTGCCGGCATCGGCCGACGTCCAGCTCCCTCCGGGGGCCGGGATGGACTGGTGGTTCCGGGTCCAGGCGGACATCCGGAGCGATGAGTACGGCATCACGTGGCAGGAAGAGTCTCCCCTCCCCGACCGGCAGGGAGCCTACCAGGCCCCCAACCGGGCACAGGGCTTCCGGACCTGGTTCACGGAGAAGGGCATCACCGTGGTGCCGAGGCGGGAGGACGTCCCCTCTTGGACCTGGGGCCTGACGCTTCTGATGCCCGGGGAGCAGACGGACACACAGCCGGGGATCCAGGTGTACGACAACCGCATCGAATTGGACCGCGGCCGGATCACCGAATGGTACGTCAACACTCCCGATGGTCTGGAACAGGGGTTTACAATCCACCGGCCACCCGTAGACCGTAGTCAGCAGCCGGCAGTCAGTAGAGGTAAGAACATTGAATCCAAAATTCAAAATACCGGACTTTATCTGGATCTACTCCTCTCCGGCTCCCTCCATCCGAAGTTCGCCGAGGACGGCCATGCGGTGGACTTCTGGGACAGCGGAAACGTCAGTGTTCTGCGATACGCGAAGCTGAAAGTCACGGACGCCACCGGCCAGGAACTCCCGGCCCACTTTGAGGGGTGGGTGGGGAGTCCTGTCACCGGTTTACGATCTACGGACTACGGAAGGGGTGGGGGTATTCGCATTGTCATCGATGCGGAGGGAGCAGTCTACCCCATCACCGTGGATCCATTGGCCACCAGCCCCGCCTGGACGGCGGAGGGTGATCAGGATGCCGCCACGTTTGGCTACAGGTTGGGAACGGCGGGGGATGTCAACGGGGACGGCTACTCCGACGTCATCGTGGGATCTCCCTATTACGACAACGGCCAGACCGATGAAGGCCGGGTGTATTTCTATCTGGGTTCGGCCTCGGGACTTTCTATGATCCCGTCATGGACGATGGAGGGTGACCAGGACAACGCACGGTTTGGATCTACCGTGGGGACGGCGGGGGATGTGAATGGGGACGGCTACTCCGACGTCATCGTGGGAGCGCCCTTATACGACAACGACCAGACCGACGAGGGGAGGGCTTATGTCTTCCTGGGTTCAGCCTCGGGGCTTTCCACGATCCCGTCATGGACGATGGAGGGTGACCAGGACAGCGCCGAGTTCGGCTTTGCCGTGGGGACGGCGGGGGACGTGAACGGAGACGGCTATTCGGACGTAATCGTGGGAGCGCCCAATTACACCAACGACCAGAGCTATGAGGGTCGGGCGTATGTATACCTGGGCTCGGCCTCAGAACTTTCCGTGACCGCGGCCTGGACGGTGGAGGGCGACCAGGATGCCGCCTTTTTCGGCCGATCTGTGGCAACAGCTGGGGATATCGATGGGGACGGCTATTCCGATGTCATCGTGGGGGCGCCCTATTACGACAACGGCCAGTACGATGAGGGTCGTGTGTATGTCTACCTGGGCTTGGCCTCGGGACTTTCAACGACCGCGTCATGGACAGTGGAGAGCGACCAGGATGCCGCTAATTTCGGTTTTGCCGTAGGGACGGCGGGGGACGTAAACGGTGATGGCTATTCAGACGTCATCGTGGGAGCGCCCTATTACGACAACGGCCAGGGCAACGAGGGGCAGGCGTTCATCTTCCTGGGTTCAGCCTCGGGGCTTTCCACTACCGCGGCCTGGACCGCAGAGGGCAACCAGGTCAACGCCTATTTTGGTCAGTCTGTAGCAACGGCGGGAGACGTGAACGGGGATGGCTACTCGGATGTCACCGTGGGGGCGCCCTTGTACGACAACGGCCAGAACAATGAGGGGCGGGCGTTCGTTTACCTGGGCTCGGCCTCGGGACTTTCCGCGACCGCGGTCTGGATCGAGGAGGTCGACCAGGTTTCCGCTTTCTTCGGCATCTTTGTTGGGACGGCGGGGGATGTCAATGGGGACGGCTATTCGGATATCATCGTTGGGGCATCTGGGTACGACAATGGCCAGACCGATGAGGGACGGGCCTATGTGTATATGGGATCGGCAAGTGGGTTGGCGGCCGCAACAAGCTGGACCGGAGAATCCAACGCAGAAGGCGCCCGGTACGGCGAGGCCGTCCGTACCGCCGGGGATGTGAACGGGGACGGCTTCGACGATGTGCTGATCGGTGCACCATTTTATAGTGGTGCATTCACCGAGGAAGGAGCCGTGTTCCTCTACCTTGGGGGACCCGATGGAGTTTCCGTTGTCGCCAATTGGTCGTTGACGGGCGAACAGGATTATGCCCATTTCGGATTCTCCGTGGGCGGTGCCGGTGACGTGAACGGGGACGGCTACAGCGACCTCATCATCGGCGCGCCCGATATGACCCAGGGGTTTGGTCGGGAGGGAGGGGCGTTTGTCTATCTGGGTGGCGCCATGGGCCCCTCGGCATCGGCCGATTGGTCGGTGTTTGGTGGCCAGGGCACGGCCCTTCTCGGAGAGGCGGTGGCCGGGGCGGGAGACGTGAACGGGGACGGGTACGGCGATGTGATCGTCGGGGTGCGGCGCTACGACAATGGCGAAACGGACGAAGGACGGGCAATGGTCTTTCTGGGAAGTTCAGCAGGGCTCGCCGGGACACCGGTATGGACGGCGGAGGGTGAGCAGAACAACGCCTATTTCGGTAATGCCGTGGCCACGGCCGGGGACGTAAACCGCGACGGCTACTCGGACATTATTATTGGCGCCCGGGGCTATGATGACCTGCCTGCTTTCCAGCCCAACGAAGGGCGGGCGTTCCTCTACCTGGGGTCGGCTGCCGGTCCCTCGGCAATGCCCGCCTGGACAGCGGAGGGCGATCAGAACAACGCTTACCTGGGCCATGCGGTTGCGACAGCCGGAGACGTAAACGGCGACGGTTATTCCGATGTCATTGTCGGGTCGCCTTTCTTTGACGGGACTTACCCGGACGCAGGCCTTGCCGCCGTCTATCTGGGGGGATCAATCGGCCTCTCTTCTGCACCAGCTTGGACGGTTGAAGGCAGTGAAGCGGGGCAATTGCTGGGGTGGTCAACCGCTCCGGCGGGGGACGTGAATCGGGATGGCTTTTCCGATGTCATCATCGGCATCGCGTCCTACTCCAATGGTGAAACGGAAGAGGGAGGGGCTGCGGTTTATATCGGTTCGGCCTCCGGCCTGCTATCTTCTCCGGATTGGACGATGGAGAGCGACCAGGAGTCTGCCTCATTCTGGGGCACCTTCGTCGGCCCTGCAGGGGATGTAAATGGTGATGGATTTGCCGACGTGCTTGTGGGTATCTCCTCCTATGACAACGGTGAGACCGACGAAGGGCGGGCCTGGGTTTACTTAGGTGGAGGAGGGCCGGGGATATCCCTGTGCCCGATCCAGAGAAGGATTGACAACAGTGCGATGATCGCACCGCTGGGTCGTGCGGGGGACGGCCTGTTCCGACTTGCGCTGTCGGGCCGGACGCCCTTCGGTCGAAGCGATGTGAAGCTCGAATGGCAGGTTACCCCACTGGGAGGGACCTTCTCTTCCGGCCTCAATCCCTTTCAGACCGAGTATGGATGGACGAACAGCCAACTTACGGGGACTGCTCTTTCCCCCTCTCTCATCCTTCAAACTGATGGTCCGTATCTCTGGAGAATGCGGACGAAGTACCGTGCGGCCACGACTCCCCTCCAGGGGCACGGCCCCTGGTTCTCCCCCACGGCCAACGGGCTGATGGAAACCGATCTGCGCCGCGCGCCGACCTGCAACGTCCCCG
- the lepB gene encoding signal peptidase I, whose product MPKEEKKKRKHSLFREYYEAILVAVIFASFVKVFIFQTYKIPTQSMVPTLLVGDHLIVNKFSFRDPGLGFLDALFPASDVKRGDIIVFKYPEDPRVMFVKRAIGMPGDIVAITDKTVYINGKPLEDPWAHYLMEDGHRPVYVPTRVPENMIFALGDNRDHSRDSRFWGFVPRDNILGTPWLIYWSYEAPPYNPRESVSQKTRNFFNVFFTFFSKTRWARSFTFPR is encoded by the coding sequence ATGCCAAAGGAAGAAAAGAAAAAGAGGAAGCACTCCCTGTTCAGGGAATATTATGAGGCCATTCTTGTGGCCGTCATCTTTGCATCCTTTGTGAAGGTATTCATCTTTCAAACCTATAAGATCCCAACCCAGTCGATGGTTCCGACCCTTCTTGTAGGGGATCATCTCATCGTGAACAAGTTTTCCTTTCGCGATCCGGGGCTGGGTTTTCTGGATGCACTCTTTCCCGCGTCGGATGTCAAACGCGGGGATATCATCGTTTTCAAATATCCCGAAGACCCCAGGGTCATGTTCGTCAAGCGGGCCATTGGAATGCCCGGAGATATCGTGGCTATCACCGATAAGACGGTTTATATCAATGGAAAGCCCCTGGAGGATCCATGGGCCCATTACCTGATGGAAGACGGACACCGGCCCGTCTATGTTCCCACCCGTGTGCCTGAAAACATGATCTTTGCCCTGGGGGACAACCGGGATCACTCCCGCGATTCCCGTTTCTGGGGTTTTGTCCCAAGGGATAATATTCTGGGAACGCCATGGCTCATTTACTGGTCGTATGAAGCCCCGCCCTACAATCCCAGAGAGTCCGTTTCTCAAAAAACGCGAAACTTTTTCAATGTCTTCTTTACCTTCTTCTCCAAAACCCGCTGGGCCCGTTCCTTCACTTTTCCACGTTAA